The Deinococcus aquaticus genomic interval CCGGCGTCAGGCCGAACGCGGCAACCAGGGGCAGGCCCAGCCGGTTCGCCTCGCGCACGGCGTACTCCAGCGCGTGATTGTCGCGGGTGCGGACGCTGGCCTGCACCCACAGCAGCACGAAGCCCCCCCGGCGGGGCGTGCCGGGCCGCAGGACCTGCACGCGCGAATCGTGAATCATGCCTGCCGTTCTACCAGCCCCGGCCCGCGCCGGACGGTGGGAACGCTTACCCGCCCCGGCCGCAGCTTCGGGTGACGGGCGGATGGCCGGCTGATCAGGCCGTGGGCAGACCGCGCCGTGGTCAGGCTTCGGGCAGGCGGCGCACGGGCAGTTTCACCCAGCCGCGCCGGGACAGCCAGCGCAGCGCCACGACCGTGCCCGCCCCCGCAAACTGCGCCTGGAACGGCGTGACGTGCGGGTACAGCGCCCACACCATCAGCGCCCCGGCAGCGGCGGCCGTGGCGTACAGCTGATCGCGGCGGTACATGACTTCCGGGACCTCGTTGGCGATCAGGTCGCGGATGATCCCGCCGCCCACCCCGGAAAGCATCCCGGCGAACACCACGCCCAGCGGCCCCAGCCCGAAGTTGATCGCGCCGATCGCGCCGGACGCCGCGAACAGGGCCAGTCCGGCCGTATCGAACACGCTGAGAGTCCGCTCGAAGCGCGCCAGCCGCTCCCCGAACGCGAAGGCCAGCGCTGCGCCCGCCAGGGCCGCCCACAGGTACGATTCGTCCCGCAGGAACAGCGGCGGCGTCTGCCCGGTCAGCGTGTCGCGGATCGCGCCGCCCCCCACGGCCGTCACGCAGCCCAGCACCAGCACCCCGAACAGATCGAAGCGCTTACGGACGCCCAGCAGCGCGCCCGACATGGCGAACGCCACCACCCCGATCAGATCCAGGATGTGCAGGCCGGTCGCCAGCGTGATGGGAGTCCACTGCAGTTCATGCACTCGTCAACTGTACCGGAGCGTCCGGCGTCCCGGCACGCCCGTGTCTGCGTCGGCTGTGTCTGGGCCGCCCGTGTCTGCGCTGCTTGTATCTGGGCCGCCCGTAACGTGGAGGCGGGCTGGGAGTGGGCTGCGCGCCGTGCAGGGCGCGGCTCTGCCGTGACTGGCCGGGTGCATTGGCAGCGTGGCGGGGCGCTGTGCTATACTCCCCGCTGTTGTCTCGCCCGGGTTCCTTGTGGGCAGAGAATCGCGCCCCGGCGAGAAACGCCGTGCGGCCCAGGAGAAAAATCATGGCCAAGCACCCCGTCCCCAAGAAGAAGACCAGCAAGAGCAAGCGCGACATGCGCCGCAGCCACCACGCCCTCGTCGCGCCCAACCTGACCGAGTGCCCCCAGTGCCACGCGAAGAAGCTCAGCCACCACATCTGCCCCAGCTGCGGTTACTACGATGGCCGCCAGGTGCTGGCCGTCTAAGACGCGCCGCACCGAACAAACGCCCTCCCTCTGCGGAGGGCGTCGTTCATTTGCCCCGATCATGGGCACGGGCCTATGCAGACCATCTCCCACATCCGGCTCTTTCCGGAACAGGGGAAAACCCGCTGCTGTACGCCCTTTCCGACCTTCAGGTCTGGACCGCCGGGCTTGGCTTGACCATCCGTGAATACCGGGGTATACTTTTCCAATCACCGTCCGCAGAGGGCGGATTTTTTGTTTTCTCCTCTGGTGATCCGATCAGGAGTTCCAGTCGGATCATCGCGGGCAGCCCGCCCCGGCCCGTGACCGCTGCATACCGGATCAACCCTCCAGACAGAAATCGCGTGCCACAGGGCATTTTCCGGAGGCCCCGCATGGACTTGACGATTCCTGCATACCGCGCTATGCTGAACCTATCAATCGAGGAAATCCCTCGGCACCCTTTGAATAACATAGTAGAAAGCCGAAACAGCCGCCTGGGAAGGCGGATTTTTTATGTCTCCCCGACGGTTGGCGGGCGCGGCCTCCCCCTCTGTCGGGAGGCCGCGCCCCGACCGTTCAGGTGGGCGTGTCCCAGGCGGGCGTCAGCATGCCGCTGGCCGCGCGGGTGTACGGCAGCCACGCCAGCGCGACCAGCGGAACGGTCACGTCGGTACTCTTGGCCTTCACGTCCAGCTGCACCAGTTCGCTGCTGGCGGTCAGGGTCAGGGCGTCCACCTCGGCCTGCACCTGATTCTGCAGGTCCTGAAGTTGCTGGGAGACCTGCATCATCTCGGTCTGCGCGGCCTGCACGTCCTGACCCTCGCGCATGCTGCGGCCCACGCCGGACACGCCGCTGCGGATGGCCGTGGTCCTGCGCCCGCCGCCGAACAGCGCGCCCAGCACGCCCGCGCCGACGCTCATGGCCGTCTGGAGCTGGGCCTGCTGCGCCTGCGCCTGCTGCTGCTGCACCTTCAACTGCGCGCGCGCCAGCCGGTCCTGCAACGTGGAAACCTTACTGGCATACTTTGCGCGGAGCTTCTGCACGGCCGCGTCCCTGGCCTCCCGCCCGGCCAGACTGGCCCGCGCGCGGAAGTCCCCCTCGGGCTCACCGGGCGCGCTGATCAGGCCGCTGCCCGGCTCCTGCCACAGCGTCAGGGGCCGGCTGCCCGCCACGAACTTCGCAGCCTCCTTCGCCCACCGCGCGTGGTTCTTCGCGTTCAGCAGCGCCGCCGGCACGTCCGAGAAGGTCGCGCCGTCCACACCCGCCTGCTCCAGTGCGTTCGGGTCGATGTGCAGTTCGGTCGCCTCGTCCCAGTTCACGGGAATGGGGCCGTCCGTCACGTCTGCCACCAGCGGGAGCACGCCCGCCACGTCCAGGCGGTACTTCACCGAGGCGTAGCGTACCTGCGTGACCGCCAGCAGCTGCGCGTGGTACTGCACGTCCGGCTGGGACGTGGGCACGAAGACCTCAGTGATGCCGGGCGGAACCACGGGCTTCGCCGGCGCAAAAGGCTGAAGGCCGATGGCCGAAGGCGAACCTCCAGCTTCTGCCTTCTGCCTTCCGCCATCCGCCTTCTTCTCCCCCATCAGTCGCCGGATCTGCGTGCCGGTGATCGGCCCGGCGAGGTAACTCATGGTCCAGCGGGTCGTGAACAGTGTGGGGCGGGCCTCGTGGACGTTGTGCATCAGGAACACGCGCTTGCCCAGGCCGGACAGCAGGGCGTCCAGTTGATCGCGGGTCAGGGCGTTCGGGCCGCTGGTCGCGCCCTGCAGCGCCTCCAGCACGCGGGCCTTGTCGTTATCGGTCTGGAGGCGGCCGATCATCCAGGTGCCGGTGTTGCTCAGGCCCTTGTAATCCAGGTCCACGGGGTTCTGCGTGGACAGCACGACGCCCAGCCCGAAGGCCCGCGCCTGCTTCAGCAGGGTCAGCATGGGCGGCTTGCTGGGCGGGTTACCGTTCGGGGGGAAGTACCCGGCGATCTCGTCCATGTACAGCACGGCGCGCAGGCTGCTCGTGCCGGACTGCGTGCGCATCCACGCGAGGGTGGCGTTCAGCAGCATCGACACGAAGAACATGCGTTCGGCGTCACCCAGGTGCGCGATGCTCATGACCGACACGCGCGGTTTCCCTTCCGGCGTGAACAGGAAGCGGCCCACGTCCAGCGGCTCGCCCTGCGTCCACGCGGCGAAGCCCGGCGAGGCCAGCAGGTTGTTCAGGCTCATGGCCAGCTCGAACCGCTCCTTCGGTGGGTAGAAGGCGTCCACGGGCATCACGCCGATCTGCGCGAACGGCGGCGCCTGAATCCCGGCGATCAGGCCGCCCATATCCAGCGACTGCCCCTCGCCCCACGCGTGCCCCAGCAGGTTCGACAGCAGCACGTGCTCGCGCGAGCGCATGGGATCGGCGTCGATGCCCAGCAGGCCCAGCAGTCCAGTCACAGTGCCCTGAATGCGCTCACGCAGGGCGTCCGCGTCATCCATGATCTCCGTGGGCGGCACGTCGAAGCCCTTCAGGACACTGACCGGCAGGCCCGCACTGCCGCCCGGCGTGTACACCGCGAAATCCGCCTTCTCCCGCAGGGTGCGGATGCGCTCGCCGCTCTGGCCCCACTCGCCCAGCCCCTTGTGCCACAACGCGGCCTTCTGCGCCGCCAGATCATCGGCCGACACGCCCGCCCGCGCGGCCTCCGCCTCATCCACCCACGGGCGGAAATCGCCGGGCGCGAGGTCCGGGAAGGTCAGCAGCAGGTTCCCCAGATCCCCCTTCGGATCGACGGCCAGGACCGGCACGCCGTCCATCAGGGCCTCCTCGATCAGGCTCAGGCCCAGGCCCGTCTTGCCGCTGCCCGTCATGCCGATGATCACGGCGTGCGTGGTCAGGTCCGCGCTGTCGTACAGCAACAGTTCATCCGTCGGTTGATTCGTGTTCGGGTCGACCGCCCTGCCCAGGTAGAACGCGCCCAGCTTCTCGTAATCCTGCATCTGACCTCCGGCCCAGCTGTGTGACGCCCCCAGCATAAACACCCGGCCCGCCGGTCCGTACCAGCCCCCCCGGCGTGGGCCTGCGCGCGGCAAGGCGGGAACAGCATGCAAACGGCGCATACCCCACTCCCGGAAATGCCCACCAGCACAGCATTTGCGCAACCCGCCCGCCGAAGTTGACACACCCTGCATACCGCGCTATTCTTTCCTTATCACCGTCCGCGCAGGACGGATTTTTTGTTTTCAGAGCCCTGCGCGGCGCGTAGGCCACCACGCCGATCCCACAGCCACGCTGGGCCGCTACCGTGCAGCCATGACCGACAACCAATCCCTGGTGCCCGTAACCGAGTGGGCCGCGCTCGTGCCCGAGCTGATGGTGAGCGACCTGCCGCACAGCCTCGACGTGTATACCCGCATGTTCGGCTTCACGCTGAACTACACGCGGCCCGGTTTCGCGTACCTGAGCCTGGGCCGGGCGCAGTGGATGCTGGAGCAGGCGCACGCGGAGGGAGCGTGGCTGACGGGGCCGCTGGAACGTCCCTACGGGCGCGGCATCAACTTCCAGATCGTGCACCCGGAGCTGGACGCCCT includes:
- a CDS encoding trimeric intracellular cation channel family protein, whose translation is MHELQWTPITLATGLHILDLIGVVAFAMSGALLGVRKRFDLFGVLVLGCVTAVGGGAIRDTLTGQTPPLFLRDESYLWAALAGAALAFAFGERLARFERTLSVFDTAGLALFAASGAIGAINFGLGPLGVVFAGMLSGVGGGIIRDLIANEVPEVMYRRDQLYATAAAAGALMVWALYPHVTPFQAQFAGAGTVVALRWLSRRGWVKLPVRRLPEA
- the rpmF gene encoding 50S ribosomal protein L32, producing the protein MAKHPVPKKKTSKSKRDMRRSHHALVAPNLTECPQCHAKKLSHHICPSCGYYDGRQVLAV
- a CDS encoding ATP-binding protein — its product is MQDYEKLGAFYLGRAVDPNTNQPTDELLLYDSADLTTHAVIIGMTGSGKTGLGLSLIEEALMDGVPVLAVDPKGDLGNLLLTFPDLAPGDFRPWVDEAEAARAGVSADDLAAQKAALWHKGLGEWGQSGERIRTLREKADFAVYTPGGSAGLPVSVLKGFDVPPTEIMDDADALRERIQGTVTGLLGLLGIDADPMRSREHVLLSNLLGHAWGEGQSLDMGGLIAGIQAPPFAQIGVMPVDAFYPPKERFELAMSLNNLLASPGFAAWTQGEPLDVGRFLFTPEGKPRVSVMSIAHLGDAERMFFVSMLLNATLAWMRTQSGTSSLRAVLYMDEIAGYFPPNGNPPSKPPMLTLLKQARAFGLGVVLSTQNPVDLDYKGLSNTGTWMIGRLQTDNDKARVLEALQGATSGPNALTRDQLDALLSGLGKRVFLMHNVHEARPTLFTTRWTMSYLAGPITGTQIRRLMGEKKADGGRQKAEAGGSPSAIGLQPFAPAKPVVPPGITEVFVPTSQPDVQYHAQLLAVTQVRYASVKYRLDVAGVLPLVADVTDGPIPVNWDEATELHIDPNALEQAGVDGATFSDVPAALLNAKNHARWAKEAAKFVAGSRPLTLWQEPGSGLISAPGEPEGDFRARASLAGREARDAAVQKLRAKYASKVSTLQDRLARAQLKVQQQQAQAQQAQLQTAMSVGAGVLGALFGGGRRTTAIRSGVSGVGRSMREGQDVQAAQTEMMQVSQQLQDLQNQVQAEVDALTLTASSELVQLDVKAKSTDVTVPLVALAWLPYTRAASGMLTPAWDTPT
- a CDS encoding bleomycin resistance protein; protein product: MTDNQSLVPVTEWAALVPELMVSDLPHSLDVYTRMFGFTLNYTRPGFAYLSLGRAQWMLEQAHAEGAWLTGPLERPYGRGINFQIVHPELDALHERLRAEGYPLFAPLTTATYMESDTPHTQRQVLVQDPDGYLLRFTD